Proteins from a genomic interval of Sphingobacterium sp. SYP-B4668:
- a CDS encoding glycoside hydrolase family 18 protein, with product MPRNTMHLNKYTVHGFVILLVVLGSILPISTFADKPPKKVVIAYVTSWTSVVPDPHHITHINYAFGHVNDSFDGIRIDNESRLKTIVALKQKNPDLKVLLSIGGWGSGRFSEMAADESRREKFSKDCARVVKAFNLDGIDIDWEYPSSNAAGISSSQADTHNFTLLMKDIRSAIGNKQLLTLASAANGKYIAFADIVPYVDFVNIMTYDSGGPPYHHASLYRSEMSGNVTCEEAVNAHVAAGMPIEKLVLGIPFYGRGNKTEIKNFIDYKDLLQLEGFERKWDDKAKAAYMVNDKGDFVLTYETPESIVLKCKYILENGLRGAMYWEYAGDTDQGVLRNTVYKGVLK from the coding sequence ATGCCTAGAAATACAATGCACCTAAACAAATATACCGTACATGGATTTGTTATCCTCTTAGTGGTATTAGGAAGCATTTTGCCAATTAGCACGTTCGCCGATAAGCCTCCCAAAAAGGTTGTGATTGCATATGTAACATCGTGGACTAGCGTCGTCCCCGATCCTCACCATATCACGCATATCAACTATGCTTTTGGCCACGTTAATGATAGCTTTGACGGCATTCGTATTGACAACGAATCTAGACTAAAGACAATTGTGGCTTTGAAGCAAAAGAATCCCGATCTCAAGGTCTTGCTATCTATTGGTGGTTGGGGGAGCGGGAGGTTTAGTGAAATGGCTGCAGACGAGTCGCGACGAGAAAAGTTTTCAAAAGATTGCGCTAGAGTAGTGAAAGCATTTAATTTGGATGGTATAGATATCGATTGGGAGTATCCGTCCAGTAACGCGGCGGGGATATCATCCTCCCAGGCCGATACGCACAATTTTACGTTGTTGATGAAAGATATAAGAAGTGCTATTGGAAATAAGCAACTGTTGACATTGGCCTCAGCAGCGAATGGGAAATACATTGCATTTGCTGATATCGTTCCTTATGTGGATTTCGTGAATATCATGACCTATGATTCTGGGGGGCCACCTTATCACCATGCGAGTCTATATCGCTCGGAAATGTCGGGAAATGTGACCTGTGAAGAGGCTGTAAATGCACATGTAGCAGCAGGTATGCCCATAGAGAAGCTTGTTTTGGGTATTCCGTTTTACGGACGTGGAAACAAAACCGAAATTAAGAATTTTATTGACTACAAGGATCTTTTACAATTGGAGGGATTCGAAAGAAAATGGGATGACAAAGCAAAGGCCGCTTACATGGTGAATGACAAAGGCGATTTCGTGTTGACTTACGAGACTCCCGAATCTATTGTTCTTAAATGCAAGTATATACTGGAGAATGGGTTACGGGGAGCAATGTATTGGGAGTATGCTGGAGACACTGATCAAGGTGTATTGCGTAATACGGTTTATAAAGGAGTCCTGAAATAA
- a CDS encoding M3 family metallopeptidase translates to MSILTDHFATVHNTAPFSKIKNEHYIPAFEAAIDATREEITAITQQVEAPTFENTIGALAYSGMTLDRISNIFFNLHSAETSDELDQIAQQIAPKLTELSNDITLNFQLFKRIKAVYDKKDSLQLTVEQRTLLTKNYKDFVRNGALLNDEQKNILRDIDAELAVLKLTFGENVLAETNAYQLHLTDEKDLSGLPDGAKEAARALAQTYEREGWIFTLDYPSYIPFVTYADNRDLRKEISIAAGRKAFQQNEYNNEGNILKITKLRFRRAQLLGYDTHAHFVLEERMAQTPAKVNTFLNDLLVKAKPAAEQEFNELTAFAKAKDGIDRLEKWDGAYYAEKLKQQKFQLDDEVLKSYFQLEHVLQGAFDVADKLFGIQFNEIHTIDKYHKDVQTFEVHDEKGNFVAVFYADFFPRKGKRNGAWMTSFKPQYSKAGQQERPHVSIVCNFTPPTATKPSLLTFNEVTTLFHEFGHALHGMLANTTYPTLSGTSVYWDFVELPSQIMENWCYEKEALALFAKHYEQGTEIPMELVQKIKDSASFLEGMATLRQLSFGMLDMGWHGQDPQMVTDLKSFENEQFAATQLYPDVAENAMSPAFSHIFNGGYSSGYYSYKWAEVLDADAFEYFKENGIFNRTIATKFKDNILSKGGTEHPMELYKRFRGQEPSPEALLKRAGLI, encoded by the coding sequence ATGAGTATTTTAACAGACCACTTTGCCACAGTACACAACACTGCGCCATTTTCTAAAATAAAAAACGAACACTATATTCCTGCTTTCGAAGCTGCTATTGATGCCACTAGAGAAGAAATTACAGCTATTACCCAACAGGTTGAAGCCCCAACGTTTGAGAATACCATTGGAGCACTGGCCTATTCGGGAATGACACTAGATCGGATATCCAATATATTCTTCAATCTTCATTCAGCAGAGACAAGCGATGAACTTGATCAAATTGCACAACAAATCGCTCCCAAGCTGACAGAACTCAGCAATGACATCACATTGAATTTTCAGCTCTTCAAAAGAATCAAAGCAGTGTACGATAAAAAAGACAGTTTGCAACTAACTGTCGAACAGCGAACATTGTTAACGAAAAACTATAAGGACTTTGTCCGCAATGGAGCATTGCTCAATGATGAACAAAAAAACATATTGCGGGATATCGATGCTGAGCTAGCAGTTTTGAAACTTACTTTCGGTGAAAATGTCTTGGCTGAAACAAATGCATATCAGCTGCATCTAACCGATGAAAAAGATTTGTCAGGACTTCCTGATGGCGCAAAGGAAGCAGCACGTGCCCTTGCCCAAACATATGAAAGGGAAGGATGGATCTTTACATTGGACTACCCTAGCTATATCCCATTTGTAACCTATGCTGACAACAGGGACTTAAGAAAGGAGATTAGTATTGCTGCAGGTCGTAAAGCGTTTCAACAAAATGAATACAACAATGAAGGCAACATATTAAAGATTACCAAACTTCGATTCCGTCGTGCTCAATTACTGGGATATGACACCCATGCACATTTCGTCCTGGAAGAACGTATGGCGCAGACACCTGCGAAAGTAAACACCTTTTTAAATGACCTATTGGTTAAAGCGAAGCCAGCAGCAGAGCAAGAATTCAACGAGTTAACAGCATTTGCAAAAGCAAAAGACGGCATAGATAGACTCGAAAAATGGGATGGTGCATACTATGCAGAAAAACTCAAACAACAAAAGTTTCAGTTAGATGACGAGGTGCTGAAATCCTATTTCCAACTCGAACACGTACTACAGGGTGCTTTCGATGTCGCAGACAAACTCTTTGGCATTCAATTCAATGAAATCCATACGATTGATAAATATCACAAAGACGTACAAACATTTGAAGTACACGACGAGAAGGGAAATTTTGTGGCGGTATTTTATGCCGACTTTTTCCCAAGAAAGGGAAAGCGTAACGGTGCCTGGATGACATCCTTTAAGCCTCAATACAGCAAAGCAGGTCAACAAGAGCGACCTCATGTATCTATTGTATGCAATTTTACTCCACCCACCGCCACCAAGCCTTCCTTGCTTACTTTCAATGAGGTCACAACACTATTTCATGAATTTGGACATGCTTTACACGGAATGCTTGCCAATACAACCTACCCCACTCTCTCCGGGACATCCGTGTATTGGGACTTCGTAGAATTGCCCAGTCAAATCATGGAAAATTGGTGCTATGAAAAAGAAGCATTGGCATTATTTGCTAAACACTATGAGCAGGGCACCGAAATTCCGATGGAGTTGGTACAGAAAATAAAAGATAGTGCTTCATTCTTAGAAGGGATGGCAACCTTAAGACAACTTAGCTTCGGCATGCTAGATATGGGCTGGCATGGTCAAGATCCGCAAATGGTTACGGACCTTAAATCCTTCGAAAATGAGCAATTTGCAGCCACTCAACTGTATCCTGATGTAGCGGAAAACGCTATGAGTCCTGCATTCTCACACATTTTTAATGGCGGATATTCTTCTGGTTATTATAGTTACAAATGGGCTGAGGTACTCGATGCTGATGCCTTTGAGTATTTCAAGGAGAATGGTATTTTCAACAGGACAATCGCCACTAAGTTCAAGGACAATATTTTATCCAAAGGGGGTACGGAGCATCCGATGGAGCTTTACAAACGCTTCAGAGGACAGGAACCAAGTCCAGAAGCTCTACTCAAACGAGCAGGGCTGATATAA